In Archocentrus centrarchus isolate MPI-CPG fArcCen1 chromosome 16, fArcCen1, whole genome shotgun sequence, a single window of DNA contains:
- the rasip1 gene encoding ras-interacting protein 1 isoform X2 → MEGSGSPRFRKLHFPVGLWINSPRKHFAKLGGRWPSALSVKSTTSSDAASLHEAPSAPSSSLSNSTPSLASPTPSPSPSPAFLRPRPAAPQSRTKRLSHLFLRGRSNSDRDRAVGEKEREVWAHSAAPSTHHYLPPASSSAPGLIKIYGDALSSGANYRSLLANIHSTARQLIAQVITRYTEREREETDDAVLQKHSPEDFLLCDVIGKPIQQPDGAIKWETECRRSVAPWECPLLLVDMWRPKEGFERRFEIQRKEDYEREESEREKEREREAENNQGVRWRRRRTPSGSGAEEDERGHRGRNTELRRSISDMNLSLRRRQGNHVSNDPRGSGNRPNNSGGVHDRKNIVSMINPHPGEIRASKAEAKVGWTNQPAEDEKDYSSCDLEVMSQSLILPPTDRPYFLLLQGYDQSKDFVLYIMSGHMHVFGRKPTIREREKDRERERKGKRPLKVDTFLSAPDLLARHLLVRRDSAVPETPTGQALMRPFRGGAVTHNGVALYRETVLKPGDVIGLGNHFLFLYRDPRVTPPPPLALTLPWQTDASTTCCPSGLVDRQEALRQYLGSTEAVLKFHSRHSDTLLQEIISRNSSPDSGGGPLAPAYLLSIMIDHASKHLDPALLPQILLKSANLIKEIVWDNIKEFGDKHPTQNSTEQEGEISTPNVQKLSSDLRPLMFWMSNATELLNFFQVKVEAMEKEWEFEAPGDPVLTADMDTCSEALAQLDDVIMHTFQQCVYHLTKTLYSLLPALLDTNPFSSEEKEKEKDGAQAAEGEEKKGGEREVDDVSALPPKVAGLVEVYRCSLMLSREACLSPPLTSQTFGYLFFFTNTSLLNTLLERDGLFSWSRAVQIRTNLDLVLDWLQGAGLGDIASEFMKKLSVTVNFLCIPKTRLIQSSWASLQEEHVLLSPSQLHHLLTHYKLGPTRAPPASWGPPPGTELSGDIFESFLDHPPLILPNETPRLDLSQPIPSPELQKEVTRLRTFLWGLDQDELPANQRTRL, encoded by the exons ATGGAGGGATCTGGCAGTCCTCGCTTCAGAAAACTCCATTTCCCAGTGGGTTTGTGGATCAACTCCCCCAGGAAACACTTTGCAAAGCTCGGTGGTCGTTGGCCCAGCGCTCTCTCTGTCAA GTCAACTACCAGCTCTGACGCAGCCTCTCTCCACGAGGCCCCCTCTgctccttcctcttctctttctaaCTCCACCCCCTCGCTGGCTTCCCCTACCCCATCCCCATCTCCTTCCCCGGCCTTCCTCAGGCCGCGGCCTGCTGCGCCCCAGTCCCGCACAAAACGCCTTTCACATCTCTTCCTGCGGGGGCGTTCCAACAGCGACCGGGACCGTGCAGtgggagagaaggagagagaagtTTGGGCTCATTCTGCTGCCCCTTCCACCCACCACTATTTGCCCCCTGCCTCTTCCTCCGCCCCAGGCCTGATCAAGATCTATGGGGATGCACTCTCTAGTGGAGCCAATTATCGCTCCCTGCTGGCCAACATACACTCTACAGCCAGGCAGCTCATTGCCCAGGTCATCACTCGCTACACTGAAAGAGAGCGGGAGGAGACAGATGACGCAG TTCTCCAGAAACACAGCCCCGAGGACTTCCTATTGTGTGATGTCATTGGAAAGCCCATCCAGCAGCCAGATGGAGCTATCAAATGGGAGACAGAGTGCCGGCGAAGCGTTGCCCCATGGGAATGTCCTTTGTTGTTAGTGGACATGTGGCGGCCTAAGGAAGGATTTGAGCGGCGCTTTGAAATCCAAAGGAAGGAAGACTATGAGAGAGAAGAATctgagagggagaaggagcGTGAGAGGGAAGCAGAGAACAACCAAG GTGTGCGCTGGCGGCGGAGAAGGACGCCATCGGGCAGCGGAGCAGAGGAGGACGAGCGGGGTCACCGTGGAAGGAACACAGAGCTCAGGAGGAGCATCAGTGACATGAATCTTAGTCTGCGGCGTCGCCAAGGCAATCATGTCAGCAACGACCCCCGCGGTTCTGGAAATCGGCCTAACAACAGTGGAGGGGTGCATGACAGGAAGAACATTGTGAGCATGATCAACCCTCACCCAGGAGAG ATTAGGGCGTCAAAAGCTGAAGCGAAGGTTGGATGGACAAACCAGCCGGCAGAGGACGAGAAGGATTATTCCAGCTGTGATCTGGAAGTGATGTCACAAAGTCTGATCCTTCCACCTACAGACCGACCCTACTTCCTGTTGCTACAGGGTTATGATCAGAGCAAG gATTTTGTTTTGTACATCATGTCGGGACATATGCACGTGTTTGGAAGAAAACCCacaataagagagagagagaaggatagagagagagagaggaaggggaAGAGGCCACTGAAGGTGGACACATTCCTGTCGGCTCCGGACCTTTTGGCTAGACACTTACTAGTCCGAAGAGACTCCGCTGTTCCAGAGACACCCACTGGACAAG CCCTGATGCGACCCTTCAGAGGAGGTGCAGTCACGCACAATGGAGTGGCCCTTTACAGGGAGACAGTCCTAAAGCCAGGGGATGTGATTGGTCTGGGGAACCACTTCCTTTTCTTGTATCGTGACCCTCGTGTGACTCCACCCCCACCGCTGGCACTGACCTTGCCGTGGCAGACTGATGCCTCCACCACCTGCTGCCCTTCAGGGCTGGTGGACAGACAGGAAGCTCTGAGGCAGTACCTGGGCTCCACTGAAGCAGTTTTGAAATTCCATTCTCGCCACTCAGATACCTTGTTACAG GAGATAATCTCCAGAAATTCCTCTCCCGACTCTGGCGGTGGGCCTTTAGCTCCTGCTTATCTCCTGTCAATCATGATAGATCATGCCTCCAAACACCTGGACCCTGCTCTCCTACCACAGATATTACTCAAGTCAGCCAATCTTATAAAAGAAATTGTGTGG GATAACATTAAGGAATTTGGGGATAAGCATCCCACGCAAAA TTCAACAGAGCAAGAAGGAGAGATAAGCACACCAAACGTCCAGAAACTGTCATCTGACCTTCGACCGCTCATGTTCTGGATGTCAAATGCCACAGAGCTCCTCAACTTCTTCCAGGTTAAAGTAGAAGCGATGGAGAAAGAGTGGGAGTTTGAAG CGCCTGGGGATCCAGTTTTGACAGCTGACATGGACACCTGCTCAGAAGCTCTGGCACAGTTGGATGATGTCATTATGCACACCTTCCAGCAGTGTGTGTATCACCTTACcaag ACACTGTACTCCCTTCTTCCAGCCCTCCTGGACACCAACCCATTCTCCagtgaggagaaggagaaagagaaggatggagctcaggctgcagagggagaagagaaaaaaggaggagaaagagaggtgGATGACGTGTCTGCCTTGCCGCCCAAGGTTGCCGGACTGGTGGAAGTGTATCGCTGCTCCCTGATGCTGTCGCGGGAGGCGTGCCTTTCCCCACCACTCACCTCGCAAACCTTTGGCTATCTTTTCTTCTTCACCAATACCTCCTTGCTCAATACTTTGCTGGAGAGAG aTGGACTATTTTCATGGTCCAGAGCAGTACAGATCCGTACAAACTTGGACCTGGTTTTGGACTGGCTACAGGGGGCAGGATTAGGAGACATCGCCTCTGAGTTTATGAAGAAACTGTCAGTCACAGTCAACTTCCTCTGTATTCCCAAGACTCGCCTCATCCAG TCATCCTGGGCCAGTCTACAGGAAGAACATGTTTTGTTAAGTCCTTCTCAGCTGCACCACCTGCTCACCCATTACAAGCTGGGACCCACCAGAGCTCCACCGGCATCCTGGGGCCCTCCGCCAGGCACTGAACTGAGTGGAG aCATCTTTGAGAGCTTTTTGGACCATCCTCCTCTTATCCTGCCAAATGAGACTCCACGCCTTGACCTCTCCCAGCCAATCCCAAGCCCTGAGCTACAAAAAGAAGTTACACGTCTCCGCACCTTCTTGTGGGGACTCGACCAGGATGAGCTCCCTGCCAATCAGAGGACTCGACTCTGA
- the rasip1 gene encoding ras-interacting protein 1 isoform X1 has protein sequence MMEGSGSPRFRKLHFPVGLWINSPRKHFAKLGGRWPSALSVKSTTSSDAASLHEAPSAPSSSLSNSTPSLASPTPSPSPSPAFLRPRPAAPQSRTKRLSHLFLRGRSNSDRDRAVGEKEREVWAHSAAPSTHHYLPPASSSAPGLIKIYGDALSSGANYRSLLANIHSTARQLIAQVITRYTEREREETDDAVLQKHSPEDFLLCDVIGKPIQQPDGAIKWETECRRSVAPWECPLLLVDMWRPKEGFERRFEIQRKEDYEREESEREKEREREAENNQGVRWRRRRTPSGSGAEEDERGHRGRNTELRRSISDMNLSLRRRQGNHVSNDPRGSGNRPNNSGGVHDRKNIVSMINPHPGEIRASKAEAKVGWTNQPAEDEKDYSSCDLEVMSQSLILPPTDRPYFLLLQGYDQSKDFVLYIMSGHMHVFGRKPTIREREKDRERERKGKRPLKVDTFLSAPDLLARHLLVRRDSAVPETPTGQALMRPFRGGAVTHNGVALYRETVLKPGDVIGLGNHFLFLYRDPRVTPPPPLALTLPWQTDASTTCCPSGLVDRQEALRQYLGSTEAVLKFHSRHSDTLLQEIISRNSSPDSGGGPLAPAYLLSIMIDHASKHLDPALLPQILLKSANLIKEIVWDNIKEFGDKHPTQNSTEQEGEISTPNVQKLSSDLRPLMFWMSNATELLNFFQVKVEAMEKEWEFEAPGDPVLTADMDTCSEALAQLDDVIMHTFQQCVYHLTKTLYSLLPALLDTNPFSSEEKEKEKDGAQAAEGEEKKGGEREVDDVSALPPKVAGLVEVYRCSLMLSREACLSPPLTSQTFGYLFFFTNTSLLNTLLERDGLFSWSRAVQIRTNLDLVLDWLQGAGLGDIASEFMKKLSVTVNFLCIPKTRLIQSSWASLQEEHVLLSPSQLHHLLTHYKLGPTRAPPASWGPPPGTELSGDIFESFLDHPPLILPNETPRLDLSQPIPSPELQKEVTRLRTFLWGLDQDELPANQRTRL, from the exons ATG ATGGAGGGATCTGGCAGTCCTCGCTTCAGAAAACTCCATTTCCCAGTGGGTTTGTGGATCAACTCCCCCAGGAAACACTTTGCAAAGCTCGGTGGTCGTTGGCCCAGCGCTCTCTCTGTCAA GTCAACTACCAGCTCTGACGCAGCCTCTCTCCACGAGGCCCCCTCTgctccttcctcttctctttctaaCTCCACCCCCTCGCTGGCTTCCCCTACCCCATCCCCATCTCCTTCCCCGGCCTTCCTCAGGCCGCGGCCTGCTGCGCCCCAGTCCCGCACAAAACGCCTTTCACATCTCTTCCTGCGGGGGCGTTCCAACAGCGACCGGGACCGTGCAGtgggagagaaggagagagaagtTTGGGCTCATTCTGCTGCCCCTTCCACCCACCACTATTTGCCCCCTGCCTCTTCCTCCGCCCCAGGCCTGATCAAGATCTATGGGGATGCACTCTCTAGTGGAGCCAATTATCGCTCCCTGCTGGCCAACATACACTCTACAGCCAGGCAGCTCATTGCCCAGGTCATCACTCGCTACACTGAAAGAGAGCGGGAGGAGACAGATGACGCAG TTCTCCAGAAACACAGCCCCGAGGACTTCCTATTGTGTGATGTCATTGGAAAGCCCATCCAGCAGCCAGATGGAGCTATCAAATGGGAGACAGAGTGCCGGCGAAGCGTTGCCCCATGGGAATGTCCTTTGTTGTTAGTGGACATGTGGCGGCCTAAGGAAGGATTTGAGCGGCGCTTTGAAATCCAAAGGAAGGAAGACTATGAGAGAGAAGAATctgagagggagaaggagcGTGAGAGGGAAGCAGAGAACAACCAAG GTGTGCGCTGGCGGCGGAGAAGGACGCCATCGGGCAGCGGAGCAGAGGAGGACGAGCGGGGTCACCGTGGAAGGAACACAGAGCTCAGGAGGAGCATCAGTGACATGAATCTTAGTCTGCGGCGTCGCCAAGGCAATCATGTCAGCAACGACCCCCGCGGTTCTGGAAATCGGCCTAACAACAGTGGAGGGGTGCATGACAGGAAGAACATTGTGAGCATGATCAACCCTCACCCAGGAGAG ATTAGGGCGTCAAAAGCTGAAGCGAAGGTTGGATGGACAAACCAGCCGGCAGAGGACGAGAAGGATTATTCCAGCTGTGATCTGGAAGTGATGTCACAAAGTCTGATCCTTCCACCTACAGACCGACCCTACTTCCTGTTGCTACAGGGTTATGATCAGAGCAAG gATTTTGTTTTGTACATCATGTCGGGACATATGCACGTGTTTGGAAGAAAACCCacaataagagagagagagaaggatagagagagagagaggaaggggaAGAGGCCACTGAAGGTGGACACATTCCTGTCGGCTCCGGACCTTTTGGCTAGACACTTACTAGTCCGAAGAGACTCCGCTGTTCCAGAGACACCCACTGGACAAG CCCTGATGCGACCCTTCAGAGGAGGTGCAGTCACGCACAATGGAGTGGCCCTTTACAGGGAGACAGTCCTAAAGCCAGGGGATGTGATTGGTCTGGGGAACCACTTCCTTTTCTTGTATCGTGACCCTCGTGTGACTCCACCCCCACCGCTGGCACTGACCTTGCCGTGGCAGACTGATGCCTCCACCACCTGCTGCCCTTCAGGGCTGGTGGACAGACAGGAAGCTCTGAGGCAGTACCTGGGCTCCACTGAAGCAGTTTTGAAATTCCATTCTCGCCACTCAGATACCTTGTTACAG GAGATAATCTCCAGAAATTCCTCTCCCGACTCTGGCGGTGGGCCTTTAGCTCCTGCTTATCTCCTGTCAATCATGATAGATCATGCCTCCAAACACCTGGACCCTGCTCTCCTACCACAGATATTACTCAAGTCAGCCAATCTTATAAAAGAAATTGTGTGG GATAACATTAAGGAATTTGGGGATAAGCATCCCACGCAAAA TTCAACAGAGCAAGAAGGAGAGATAAGCACACCAAACGTCCAGAAACTGTCATCTGACCTTCGACCGCTCATGTTCTGGATGTCAAATGCCACAGAGCTCCTCAACTTCTTCCAGGTTAAAGTAGAAGCGATGGAGAAAGAGTGGGAGTTTGAAG CGCCTGGGGATCCAGTTTTGACAGCTGACATGGACACCTGCTCAGAAGCTCTGGCACAGTTGGATGATGTCATTATGCACACCTTCCAGCAGTGTGTGTATCACCTTACcaag ACACTGTACTCCCTTCTTCCAGCCCTCCTGGACACCAACCCATTCTCCagtgaggagaaggagaaagagaaggatggagctcaggctgcagagggagaagagaaaaaaggaggagaaagagaggtgGATGACGTGTCTGCCTTGCCGCCCAAGGTTGCCGGACTGGTGGAAGTGTATCGCTGCTCCCTGATGCTGTCGCGGGAGGCGTGCCTTTCCCCACCACTCACCTCGCAAACCTTTGGCTATCTTTTCTTCTTCACCAATACCTCCTTGCTCAATACTTTGCTGGAGAGAG aTGGACTATTTTCATGGTCCAGAGCAGTACAGATCCGTACAAACTTGGACCTGGTTTTGGACTGGCTACAGGGGGCAGGATTAGGAGACATCGCCTCTGAGTTTATGAAGAAACTGTCAGTCACAGTCAACTTCCTCTGTATTCCCAAGACTCGCCTCATCCAG TCATCCTGGGCCAGTCTACAGGAAGAACATGTTTTGTTAAGTCCTTCTCAGCTGCACCACCTGCTCACCCATTACAAGCTGGGACCCACCAGAGCTCCACCGGCATCCTGGGGCCCTCCGCCAGGCACTGAACTGAGTGGAG aCATCTTTGAGAGCTTTTTGGACCATCCTCCTCTTATCCTGCCAAATGAGACTCCACGCCTTGACCTCTCCCAGCCAATCCCAAGCCCTGAGCTACAAAAAGAAGTTACACGTCTCCGCACCTTCTTGTGGGGACTCGACCAGGATGAGCTCCCTGCCAATCAGAGGACTCGACTCTGA
- the cox6b2 gene encoding cytochrome c oxidase subunit 6B2: MSEAVSDKIKNYRTAPFDARFPNTNQTRNCFQNYLDFHRCNKALTAKGHDVSPCEWYHRVYKSLCPMSWVSKWDEQIENGSFPGKI, from the exons atgtctgaggCCGTGTCAGATAAGATCAAGAACTACAGGACGGCTCCGTTTGACGCCCGATTCCCCAACACCAACCAGACCCGAAACTGTTTCCAGAACTACCTGG ACTTCCACAGGTGCAACAAAGCCCTGACCGCTAAAGGCCATGATGTTTCTCCCTGCGAGTGGTACCATAGGGTTTACAAGAGCCTCTGCCCAATGAGCTGG GTTTCTAAGTGGGACGAGCAGATAGAGAATGGAAGTTTCCCCGGAAAGATCTGA